CCTGCAGCTTCAGCTGCCTGAATATCGGATACTCTGTCTCCCACATAAGGAATATTATCTAGAGAACAATTCAGGTGCCTGGCTAACGCCTGTAGCATCCCGGGTTGAGGTTTACGACAGGAACAGCCCTCATTCGGCATATGAATGCAATATTCAATTGCTGCAATCTTTCCTCCAGCCGCATGCACTTCATTGATTAATTTTTGATGTATCGTCGCCAATTCTGCTTCTGTATAATACCCGCGAGACACACCTGACTGGTTAGTAGCCACACCGATGCGGTAACCAGCTTCAGTTAGCCGTACAATCGCTGCAATACTCCCAGGCAAAAAAATAAATTCCTCTGCAGATTTTATGTAGTGCAAGGAGTCTTGATTAATGACACCATCTCTATCCAGCAGAATTACCTTGTTCATCAGTTTAACTGCAATAAAGAAATGTCAGCAACCCCCTGTAGCAGGGCTTGCAGACGGGTCAATAATTGCAAGCGATTTTTTCTAATTGTCTCATCATCAACCATCACCATTACATGTTCAAAAAATGCATCAACAGGCTCGCGCAAACTGGCAAGCTGAGTAAGAATAGTCTGATAATCTGCTGCAGCATAAAGTGGCTCCACTGTTTTTTCCATGGCACAAAGATGAGCAAACAGAGACTTCTCAGCGCCCTCTTCCAATAAGTTTTCATCAATGACAGCAGCATTTAATTGTCCTGCCTGCTGTAATAAATTATTCACCCGTTTGCAAGCCGCAGATAATACCGTGGCCTCTGGCAATAAAACAAACGCTGAAAGAGCGAGAATTCTCTTATTAAAATCATAAAGCCAATTTTCTTGCCGCGCTCGTACAGCATGGAATAAATCAATGCTAATGTTTTGACTATGATAATAGGATTGCATACGTTCTAAAATAAAAGACTGTACTTCTTCAATCAGATCCTCATTTATCGACAATGTATTGGTATAGCTATGAATTGTCTCCGTGATAAGGGCTGATAAATCAAGTCTTGCCGGTGTTGAAATTAAGAGCCGAGCAATAGCCAGGGCATGGCGTCTTAATTTAAAGGGATCTTTTACCCCTGAAGGTTTCTGTCCTATAGCAAAGATACCAACCAGTGAATCCAGTCTATCAGCTAATGACATTGCAAGACCTAAGGGTGTGGATGGTAACTCATCTGCCGCAAAACGTGGCATGTATTGCTCATTAAGTGCAATGGCCACTTCCTTTGCTTCCCCATCATGACAAGCATAATAATAACCCATCAACCCTTGTAATTCCGGAAACTCCCCTACCATACCCGTCATTAAATCACATTTGGATAATTGGGCTGCACGAATAGCTTGCTGCTTATCCAGTGCCAGAGAAGGAGTTAAACTTATCATTAATTTTTCAATCCGTTTAGTCTTGTCACGCAAGCTACCTAGTTTAGCTTGAAATACCACCTTCTCTGTTGTTGAAATTCGCTGACTTAGCGGTTCTTTCTTATCTTGATGAAAGAAAAATGCCGCATCACTTAAACGAGCACGCATTACTTTCTCATTGCCGGATACCACTTGTTTGGGCTCTAAGCTGGTAATATTCGCTACAGTAATGAAATGCGGTAAAAGTTGACCTGACTTATCTCGCAGGGCAAAGCATTTTTGATGAGATTGCATGGAAGCTATCAACGCCTCTGAAGGTACACTCAGAAACTCTTTTTCAAAATTAGCGAGCAGTGCCTGGGGCCATTCGACGATGGAAGTGACTTCATCCAGTAAGTTCTCTGGCATAATGGCATTGGCATTATGTCTTTCCGCAAGTTGCTCAACCTGTTTAACAATTTCTTTTCTACGGCTAGCAAAGTCTGCAATTACATAGGCTTCCTGCAGTAGTGATTCATAGTGGCTAGGCGCAGGGATTTCAATAGCCTGTGGATGATGGAAACGATGTCCATAAGTAACTCTTGCCGTTTGTACTCCTAAAATGGTGGTGGCAATGACTTCATTCCCATACAGCAACACTGCCCAATGCACTGGACGGGCAAATTCAGCATCACCATCACCCCACCGCATAGGTTTGGCAATAGGTAAACTGGCAAGTGCTTGCGTAATTAACTCAGGCAATAAATTTCTGGTTTTAGCGCCCTGAGTCACAGATTCATAAACCAGCCATTCTCCTTTATCCGTTTTACTCACCGATAATGCATCCACTCCCACACCACAAGATTTGGCAAAACCAAGTAGAGCAGGAGTAGGTTGGCCGTTAGCATCATAAGCAGCAGCAACAGCGGGGCCTCGACGGGACACAGTTTGACTAGGTTGCTCATCCTGGAGTTCAGTGATTCTTATTGCCAAACGCCGGGGTGTGGCAAATGAATGAGTAATTCCATAATTAATCTGAGCTTTATCAAGCGCTGCAAGAAGATTAGCTGTTAAGGCCTCGGTTAAAGGCCATACAGCACCTGAAGGGAGTTCTTCACATCCTAATTCGAATAAAAAATCATTGACCATTACACACCTTTAGCATCGGAAAACCCAGCGCTTCACGCGCATCATAATAAGCCTGTGCCACTGCTCTTGATAAGTGACGGACTCGAAGAATATATCGTTGTCGTTCGGTAACTGAAATAGCGCGTCTGGCATCTAATAAATTAAATGCATGGGAAGCTTTCATTACCATTTCATAAGCTGGTAGCGCAAGATTCAGGGCAATTAATTTTTGCGCCTCTTCTTCATAATAATCAAACTGCTTGAATAACGCTTCAACATTAGCATGTTCAAAATTATAGGCAGACATTTCAACTTCGTTTTGATGAAATACATCACCATAAGTCACAATGCCATTAGCAGTCTTACTCCAGGGTAATGCAAATAAATTGTCTACGCCTAAAATAAACATGGCCATGCGCTCAAGACCATAAGTCAACTCACCAGTGACCGGCTTGCAAATCAAACCACCAACCTGCTGAAAGTAAGTAAACTGCGACACTTCCATACCATTTTGCCAAACCTCCCATCCTAAACCCCACGCTCCCAAGGTGGGAGACTCCCAATTGTCTTCAACAAAGCGAATATCATCCGTCAAAGGGTCTACTCCCAAAGCACGTAAAGAATCAAGATATTTTTCCTGAATATCCAACGGGGATGGCTTCAATACCACCTGAAATTGATAATAATGCTGGACGCGATTTGGGTTTTCACCGTAGCGGCCATCAGTAGGACGACGGGAGGGTTGTACATAAGCCGCATACCAGGGTTCAGGGCCTATTGCTCGCAAGAAAGTAGCAGGGTGAAATGTTCCTGCACCTACCTCCATATCCAAAGGCTGCAATACCACACACCCCTGTTCAGCCCAAAACTGCTGCAATGTTAAAATAATCTCTTGAAATGTACTTGGCTTTGTCATATCTGTCTCATTACTGCTAGGTGTCCCGATAGTAACATTTTTGACTTTGTTAAAGAAGAAAATCAGCTTGAGTATATACAGTATAACCTGGATGAGCAGGCCCTAATTCCTCTATATCAGATTTATTGCAAAATAATTCCTGCGCTCATAAAAGCGAATAAACTCTGGACGTACTTACATGGATAATAGCGGCGATTGCATCCAATCGCCGCTTACTATTTAATTGTTAGATGCTTTTTTGATAAGCTCTTGCAGAGATTCTTCACTGGCAGCACCTGGTATAAAGGCCGGTGTACTACCTTCTTTTAAGTGTCCTGCTGGTGTGGCTGCAATAATAAATGCCGGTGTACCCATGAGATGCAGTTTTTCCGCTAACTCCCGATTGGCATCCAGGGCATCAGTCACTGCTTTACTGTCCATATCTGTTTTTAGTTTGGCCATATCCAAACCAATGGATTTGGCAGCATCCATAATCACTTGTTCATTCAAGCGCTTGTCCTGCTTGATTAGAGCATCGTGCATTTCTTTATATTTACCTTGCATCGCTGCTGCTAATGCGGCACGGGAAGCCATGTCAGAGCTTTTTCCAAAAATAGGAAATTCCTTAAGTACGACCCGTAAGTTCTTATCTTTTTTAATCAATTCGCTGATTACAGGCGCCATCTTCTTACAGTGGATGCATTGATAGTCAAAAAATTCAACCAGGGTGACATTCCCCTTCGGATTCCCCAAGACAGTCAAATTATCATTCAGTAATTGATTGGCATTATCTTTAATAGCCGCTTGTGCCTGCTGTTGCATTGCCTGTTGCTGTTTTTGTTGTAATGCCTGAGACGCTTCCAGTAATACTTCAGGATTATTCACCAAATAATCATGGATTACTTTTTCAATTTCTTTCTTTTGCGTTTCAGACATAGTACCAGACTGAGTAGTTGATGAACTTGCTGCAATAGCAAATGGCGATGCTATGGCTGTTGCCAATACCCCGGCTGTTAACAGATTTGTAAATTTCACACCCTTCCCCTTATTATGAATTAACGTATTATGAAATTATTAGGGATCTATCGGTATTGATAGCGTCCAGAAGCACCGAATGCTACTTATTTAATGATCAAAATCAATCATCTCAACCCTTCCTACAGACGACGCGGTTCTGTGTAGAAAATACAGGGACAAGCCGCAGTACGTAGGGACAAGAAGGCTTATTTGCTTTAATCTTAATCATCCGGTGCTCTAGAAAGTGGCCTACCGACCCTAAATTTTTCGCACACAGAAACGTAACACCTGTATGCGCTAAATTCAATATTTAAGTGATTAAAAGAGGGCGTAATCTTTAAGACCTGTTATTATTAAATAAGCTTCTATTAACACACTGCTTTTATGGGGTAAAACTCAAACTCGGTCGTGAGTCTTTGACAATCGTTTGCAAGCTGCTTTTATTTTCAACAGCATTAAACGTGGCTAATTTTTTCTTCCAATAATTAAAGGGGTCTAATAAGTATTTGCACAATGTAGCCTCTAAAAATGAAATTACAGGGTCTCTCTTATGTCTCCAACTAGTTTGCATTTTCAAGATGTACTCAAGAAGGAGCTGGTCCATAGTATGGCTAGATTTAGCTCCTACAGAAGACAATGCCATTTTAATTAAGGCATGATGCACTATATCGGAGTCGTCCCTCCCCAACCGACTATATAAAATATTTACATATTTCTTTACTAAGGATTCTATTAACTGAGGGGAAACGTTTACATTTAATTCTTCGATGGAAACAAGAATCTTAGCCGCATCTATAAAATCAAAATTGTTCTCTCCTGAATTGGTTAGCACATTTAATACCAAATTATAGGTCGTGTTGTTAATTTTTTTAGGCTGGACTTTAGCAAGACACCGAAGGATTACTCTTCTCACTGTTGCTTTGTCAGATAGGGCTAATTTTTTCTCCAATATACCTACTATTCTAGGAGTAGCAACATCTTCTTTGGTTGGAATACCCCAAAACAGTATTTTATGATAGGCTAAAGTACATCGCTTTTCTTCAATTTGTTGAGCTACTTGATGTCTATCAAATCCGTGTTTTTCATAATCTTTAATTATATTGGAGAGGATGAGATCAGTCCTAGCATCTACCCTGGTTTTTAGTTTGTTATAAGTATCTCTATATTGGATGTATTGTCTTTTGCTGCTTAAAAATGATTGATCATGTTCGCAGATTGTCTCGAAACAGCTTATATAAAAATTCATACTTTGCTCAAAACTTGGCTGATGAAAATTCACATATTTATAGTGAAGCAATGGAATTCCCTTATGATAATGAACTGTAATGTACTTATGCACTGCAGCTTCAAACGAATAAGGTAGTTGCTCCTCGAATTTGATGATAGCATTTATAAGCAAACTAAACTCCACCGCTGTATTTAAATCCGTTGTCGTTATAAATGCACAATCTTCCAAATCACTACATAATTTTTCTTCAACCTCTGGCTTAATCCTCTCTTTTTTTACTGAAGGAGGATTTACAAACTGCACCTCTTTCTCCTCTAGGGAAAATGAGACAGCATTTTTTTGAAACTGTTTAGTGACAGCATGCAAATAATCAGCATAGAGATTTAACTCTTTCTCTAACCATGAGACAAAATCAGTGGTGTGAACAGGAATTCGTTGACTCTTTTCCATAATTATCCTGCATAAGATATTACTGACATCCTTAGGTATTCTTTTCCAGGAGAGTGTCAATAACACTGGATTTTTCCGATAGAGACGAAGGGGAATAGGAAATGCGTTTCTAGTGCAAGAAAAATTTTCTAGTCCAGGTGAGTGATCAATAATCGTTTTAATTGTCTCTATACTTATTAAAGGACAGTTTTCAATGATTAATTGATTTAATCTATTGTCTTTTAAATATAAATTGGTTAATTGATTACAGCGATTAATGGTTGTAGATGTAAGTTCTCTGCTGTCACTGATTATCTCTTGTAACATGTGGCAATCAGCAATACCAAGCGATTGCAATCTGGCTGCTTTTAATAATATTTTTCTTAAATTAGGATTATTTCTAATGGTAATAGAACGAAGTTCATTCGCACAAAGTCTTATTTCTTTTATTTGCGGGCAATGGGTAATCGTAAGCGTTTTTAGGCTGCGAAATAAGGTAAAAAACGATGCCAGAAATAAATTACTTGCCTCAGCAAAAACCAAGTAGTGAACGTTAAGGTGGCTTAAGTGAAGGGTCTCCAGCTGAGGGCATTTTTGCGCGATATCAGGAATAATGCGGCCACTAAGATTGGTGCATTCCTTCAAAGATAAAGACATAAGAGTGGACGGTAAATTCCCTAAAACAGTAATTAATAACTCATTCGTTAATAAACTGCTTCTACTCAATTTAAGTGTTAATTTATTATCATCTTGTTTAATTTCATACTTAAACTGCGGCTCCTGCTGGATAATTTCTGCTAAAAGCCAGCTTAGATTTTTTTCAATTAGCGTGATGGGCTGTAAAAAAACCTCCTGCTTTTGTGCTTCTTGCTCGCTTGCAACAGGTATCCCTTCTATTTTTTGCAGTTTAAGGCACCCTTTAATTTTAATATTAATTTCCGCTGATTTTTTAGCGCCTGTGACAATTTCTTCAAGCTCGACGCACTCTTCTACATTAATGTGCGTTAATTCCGGTAACTGAGCATTAATTTTCTTGAGTTGATGACAGTCAGCGATGTTTAAGGAGGTTAATTGCTTTAAATGCAGAGTAACCGTTTTTAATTGCGTACACTGGCTTAAAGATAATGCCTTAAGTCCAGGGCAGTATTTTTCAATCCCCTCAATGCCCTTCTCCGTCACATGCAGACACTGACTTAAATTTAAAGCGTCAAGTGCTTGGCCTGTTGATTTTAACAATGCGAGTAAATGAGAATCTTGCAGCACATGGCGAAATGCACTTAAGTCAAGCACAGGAAAAACAATACCTGAGGCTAACAGTTCTAAAACCGTTTCCAATGTTTCTTGTTTTAGGGCATAGGATGCTTGATTGGCCAGTTTAAATAAATGCGTGATGATGACAACTTGTTGGTTTGCAGCCAACAATTTAAACTGTTGCAAGGAATTGGGAACATTCGTGAGCAACATCTCTGCAAGACGCAGAGAGTCAACTTTCCTCATTGTTTTAAGTTCACTGACAGCAGTTTGAGCTGATTCACGTTCTCCTCGGTACATTGCCAACGCATCATCAACAGTAAGTTTTTGTGCGGGACGCTGTTTAAAGAAATTGGAGTTTTTGGTAATGGCTATAAGCGCTAAGGTATTAGTTTGTCGACGGTTATCAGCTGTTAATAGATAGGCACCTGTGCCTGCAGTCACAAACTTGAATCGCTCTTCTGCTAATTCAGGACGATTAGCATCATAGGGAAAACGATCAAAGGCAGGTAAATAATAGCTGGCAAGCGTTCCTTGAATTTCTTTAAGTAGTTGCATGCCCGTAAGCGTCGGCTCAATTTGGCTAGTTGACGTTTTAGAGGAGCCACTTGAGGCTTGTGCTAGCTTGATTAAAGATTGGGCGGCTTCAATGCGACTCCAAATGCTCCTAATCAATCCTTGGGGCAGAAAAACAGCCAGCAAAGTCATGTCCACATCTCGGCGATTAAAATGCTCTTTTACCTCTTCCGGCGTAAACAGATTACGATAAAATTGTTCTTCGGTTTTGGCAAAATGAAGCCAGCGGCGTAAGACCTGCTCTGTATTCAATTTTGCAAAAGCCATTAAAGTAGCGTTATCCAGAGGCTCTTGCGTCTGATTTAGGCAGTATAAGATACTTTTTACTAATAAAATTTTTTTACTACTGAAGCCAATATACGTTTTTTGTGTTTCATCGGGTTGATAATATTTTCGTTCTCGATCAATCCGTTTTAAAGACAGTGATTGAGTTGTATTGCCACCAGGTGCGTGTGTCAAAAAATAATCACACCCATTATCGTCCTCGGGATTACTTATCAATACACTCAGGAAATGACGAGTAAAGGAAGCCTTATCAATTTGTCCTAACATCGCAGCATGTTGTTTAATATCCTGCGCAGACAAGGTGATACCTGTGACGCCTTCAACCAGTTGCACAATCTCTGTCTGCAGCTTTCCTGTAGTGACCTCTTTGCGAATCACCTTTAAGACCAAGGTATTAGGATGGGCCTCACCAGTTAACAACCAAGTGAGCTCTTCATCCAAGGCTTCAGCAGCGGGCTGTTCAGGAGACAACTTCCAAAAAACGCGGTGCTCTTGCTGCCGCTCATCTTTAGTAACGACTGTCAGAGCTGTATGGCGGCCATCCTGTTGCTTGGCGGAACGAGCCTTAAAATTGCCTTGGTCAAACAACTGGCTATAAGCTTTTTTCGTTAGCTGATAGGTTTGGCAAGCAGTACTTGCAGGGTTATCTAAATTACGGGTTTTGATGAGAGGCAATCCTGCCTCCAATACTGCCGCTTCATCATATACTGGATGAAATAAGGTTTTTACTACTTTGCACCAGGCTTTGCGTTGAATATCACGCAGTGGCCGCCAGCCGTCAGGCTTTGCACGATGTATTAGCTCATGTGTGATGGGTGCCAACTCTTTAAGATTTAGCTCATGCAGATGCATGGCGAATTGGCGTTGACCCTCTTCATTTAAACGCTCGTAAAAATGATAATAAATTTCAGGTGTCGCGTTAGTATAGATAAGATAACTGATGAGATATTTACTAAATTCGGCGATAGAAAGGCTACCTGGATTTGCTAAAACCTGATTAAATAAGGCGTCAAAAGTATCCCTAAGAGGATTGAGTTGCTGTAATAAGAGTGGCTGCATCGATTCTTTGCCCTTTAGTACTAGCAACAAGGGACGCAGAAATAACCATTCAAAGGATGCTAAGTCAAAATAACAATCTGGATGCAAATCATAAATGCTATCAATATCAGGATGCGGAACAATAAATTTAAGCTGCTCGATTAAGCTAGGAGGCTTATAATAGTGATCTTTTTCTCCCTCAAGTCCATGTCCCCACCATCCGGATGGTGCTTCCCAAGTCAAGGCAGTTTTACGCGCTTTAGCTGAAGTAGCCACCAGTTCCGGTTTAAGTTGTTGCTGATAATGCTTCTGTGCCAAAATACGGATTGCCGAACAGTTAGCAAAACCGCGTCGCAAAAAATGAAAGGTGGCCAAATCAATAATGCCGTTTTTCTGCAGGGCCTGCCAGATGTCCAGGGAATGCTGAATAGCATTAACCCCTTTGAGCATTGGCAAATCATAATAGTAGGCAAGCGCAAAGCCTATACAGCTGATTAAATTTAAATAAGTTTCTTTAATGGCAACGACCGACATCGTATCAATAACGTTAACCAGTTTTTTTTCTAGATCCGCACGATGTGACATTAACTGCATCATACCCACAGCTTTACGCATGGATAAATTGTTAATTTTATTGTCCAATGTGATAAGCGCTTTCAACTGTTGATCTAGCTGTATTTGAAAATCTTTAAATAAACTTGCGCTTGTCCAAGGGCTACTTATATAGGGCGATGGGAGGCTATTGCCGCCGATATAGGCAGAATGTAGAAATGAAAATAGTTCAGCACTGACCAAGGTTGCACGCTTGTACTCTGAGCCGATGTCCTGATTACCAAGTGTTTTAAAATTGCTTTTTATAATTTCTGCCGGCGTACCAAAGGTGAATGGGCTAGCCGCTAAGTTTGGATTGACTCCTCTATCAAAATTAAACTTAGGCGAATATCCGCTATCGATCATTAACCCTTTTCCATTGCCTCGCAGAGCAATTTCTCCCAAGCTTCGAATTTTAAAATCAAAAAGTTGTAACCATGCGTCAAAATAGGCATGGACTAAGGGCTTAATTGCTGTATAAGGTTCTACCATTAAAATAAATTCAAGATCAGAGTATTGAGCGGCCTCATCTCGACTAATAGAACCAACGCCCACTACGGCATAAACACAAGGGGCAGGACCTAGTACTTTTTCACAATCGGCAGCTATTTCAGCCAAAAAGCGTCGTAATTTAGTGTTGTAAGTTCGTTGGGCTGTTACTATCTGTTCAATACTTTTCTCATGCACAGCAGGCAATACTGGTAAGGCTTGACAAAGCTCTTCACGAATAGATTGCAATGCTTCACGATAACATTGCCAATCCGGACTTTTGGGTATCGCCTGACCGTAATTATCGTGCCGAATAAGTAAATTCCTTAACCACGCTAAAGCATTTAAGTAATCTTCTTTCCCAGGATTTTCTTCTATGACGCGCAAATAAGTTTTCCAGGCAATTAAAGCCGCTTGGCTCAATACATCAACTTCCAGATTGGTGATTTTCTGCGCGGCTTTCTTGACCTGCTGCTGGTTATCCTGCGAGGGATTGATTTTGCTCAGACGCTGTGCAATCTGATAACTACTCGTGAAATGATGCAATTGATCAACATTAAAATCAAACCCCGCGAATGCTTCCTCTTGCAAGGGTGTACTGCTGCCAATGACACGTAATTTAGATTGCTTAAATTCAGCGATATAGAGCTCTAACTCAGACGTATCCAAACTAATAGGCTGTTGTTCAATAACCGCCTCACACCAATCAATAACCTGTCCTAAAATAATGGGGTCGAGAAGGTTCTTAACTAGAGGCGTGGTCTTTGTGATAAATCTTTTGGAGAGCTCTAATGGCAGAAAGTCCCTTTTCACCGCGAGCCAAAGTGCTTGCCAGATCAGTAACGCTTTTTCAGTTTGCTTTTGCTTGAGCAAATTACAATATAAATCGTTTAGACTCTCAAAAATTTCGTATAACACTGGCTCAGTAAACATCCCACACCTAATTGATTCTATGACAATAGGGTTTAATTTTTCATGCTTCCCTTTTGCTCTTATTAATCAACATACTAGAGCAATGAATTAATCCATTTTTAACTTGACCATTTCCATTCAAATTTGACTTCATCTTGCGTGGCTTTTTCCAAGGACGCCAGCATAACTTCTTGCAGTTCTTCATCTTGCGCATCATCACTTGGAGTACGAGTACCTGGCGAGTGAAAATGCGTCATGCCAGGATATGCCCCACGGTATGAAAATGAGGTAGGCGTCGAGTCTTCACCCGGTTGCACTGTTCTGGGCAAGCAAGTTTCCAGGGACAAAAGCTGTTGATTTAAAAGTTGTTTGATTAATTCAATAACCTCTAAATGACCGCTTTTTTTCCCCTCTTCCATTAATCGCTCCAGATCCTTCCTGGACAGCCAGTAGCCTTGCTCTAAAAATAGTTGGGCTGTGGATAGATGGCCGGCTCGCAAGGCTTCATATAAAGGCGTTTCATTGGCTTTGTTCCGAGCTCCTACATTGGCATTGGCATTGAGCAAAAGCTCTACCACCTGGTTATGTCCCTGGCTAGCTGCTGAATGCAAGGGTGTCCTGCCAGATCCTTCCTGAGTTTCTTGGGCATTGACATAGGCCCCTAAATTTAGCAAACATTCCACTGCGACTGTGTTACCAAAAAAAGCGGCCGTATGTAACGGCGTGATACCGTAGGGCCCCACCAGATTAACATCACCCTCCTTTTTGACGAGCAATTTCACTAGATTGCTCAAATTTGAGTGAGATTGCTCTAGCGCAAAGTGTAAAGGCAAATATCCCTGTTCATCTGGTTTTCGATAATCGGCACCCTGTTGTAGCAAAAACACTACAACTGACAAATGGCCATTGCGACAGGCCGCGTGCAAAGCGTTATAGCCATTAATACCTAATTGATTAATATAAGATTTTTTCTGAAAAATGGATTGCTTTTCAATCAACGATTTCACTAAATTCAGATTACCTTGCGCAGCGGCTTCCGGCAGACTTTGCTCAATACTCTGTCGTTGTTTTTGAAAAGAATTATTTATGCTTACCGAACGTTTACCATAAGTTACCTGACGGTCTTGTAAGCGTTGAGATAGCTGTGCTTTTTGCTGGGATAATGCAAACGCTTGCTCTTGTTTCTCTGTTAATGCGGCTTTTAAAGTGGCTAACTGCTCAGCTAAACTGCGACTGGAATCATAAATAAAATTTGCATAGCTCTGCATCTCTACTTGCATCGCTTTGCAAAACGATTCAAGCAACTCAGTCTGTCTTGGTTTAATATCAAGAAATTGGTTGTTGATATAAATCCGATCGCGAGCTTTTAATAGTGCATGATAGCCTTCGATGAAGATTTGCTCTTGCTTTTTAAGTGCTTGTTGATAGCGCTGATTTAGATCTTCAAGATTATCAGTATTGTTGTTGGATTGCTCACTTGGTCTTTTATGATACTCTTCCAACAATTCGATACGCAAACTAAGAACTTCACCTTCACGTACTAGTCGCTTTTCAATATCATCGATAGGCAGAATTACCTGCATAACAGATAATTCTTCAACCTCTAGACGTTGAGCCAGCGTTTCTAATTCGGCGCTGACCTTATTTTTTTGTTCAATAAGCGCATATTGCTTAAGCATGTTATGAAGCTCCAATAGAGGATGGTTATGCAATCCTATGAATCATTATTGACATTCGAACCAATAAGATTATTTCTTAAGGATTGGGCATTAAACTTAAAATTTGAGCAATTATAGAG
This region of Legionella clemsonensis genomic DNA includes:
- the gmhB gene encoding D-glycero-beta-D-manno-heptose 1,7-bisphosphate 7-phosphatase, with the translated sequence MNKVILLDRDGVINQDSLHYIKSAEEFIFLPGSIAAIVRLTEAGYRIGVATNQSGVSRGYYTEAELATIHQKLINEVHAAGGKIAAIEYCIHMPNEGCSCRKPQPGMLQALARHLNCSLDNIPYVGDRVSDIQAAEAAGAKPMIVLSPMTDRIGLQHYPHVPVFTSLEDCVDFLLTEHD
- the glyS gene encoding glycine--tRNA ligase subunit beta, whose translation is MVNDFLFELGCEELPSGAVWPLTEALTANLLAALDKAQINYGITHSFATPRRLAIRITELQDEQPSQTVSRRGPAVAAAYDANGQPTPALLGFAKSCGVGVDALSVSKTDKGEWLVYESVTQGAKTRNLLPELITQALASLPIAKPMRWGDGDAEFARPVHWAVLLYGNEVIATTILGVQTARVTYGHRFHHPQAIEIPAPSHYESLLQEAYVIADFASRRKEIVKQVEQLAERHNANAIMPENLLDEVTSIVEWPQALLANFEKEFLSVPSEALIASMQSHQKCFALRDKSGQLLPHFITVANITSLEPKQVVSGNEKVMRARLSDAAFFFHQDKKEPLSQRISTTEKVVFQAKLGSLRDKTKRIEKLMISLTPSLALDKQQAIRAAQLSKCDLMTGMVGEFPELQGLMGYYYACHDGEAKEVAIALNEQYMPRFAADELPSTPLGLAMSLADRLDSLVGIFAIGQKPSGVKDPFKLRRHALAIARLLISTPARLDLSALITETIHSYTNTLSINEDLIEEVQSFILERMQSYYHSQNISIDLFHAVRARQENWLYDFNKRILALSAFVLLPEATVLSAACKRVNNLLQQAGQLNAAVIDENLLEEGAEKSLFAHLCAMEKTVEPLYAAADYQTILTQLASLREPVDAFFEHVMVMVDDETIRKNRLQLLTRLQALLQGVADISLLQLN
- the glyQ gene encoding glycine--tRNA ligase subunit alpha codes for the protein MTKPSTFQEIILTLQQFWAEQGCVVLQPLDMEVGAGTFHPATFLRAIGPEPWYAAYVQPSRRPTDGRYGENPNRVQHYYQFQVVLKPSPLDIQEKYLDSLRALGVDPLTDDIRFVEDNWESPTLGAWGLGWEVWQNGMEVSQFTYFQQVGGLICKPVTGELTYGLERMAMFILGVDNLFALPWSKTANGIVTYGDVFHQNEVEMSAYNFEHANVEALFKQFDYYEEEAQKLIALNLALPAYEMVMKASHAFNLLDARRAISVTERQRYILRVRHLSRAVAQAYYDAREALGFPMLKVCNGQ
- a CDS encoding DsbA family protein yields the protein MKFTNLLTAGVLATAIASPFAIAASSSTTQSGTMSETQKKEIEKVIHDYLVNNPEVLLEASQALQQKQQQAMQQQAQAAIKDNANQLLNDNLTVLGNPKGNVTLVEFFDYQCIHCKKMAPVISELIKKDKNLRVVLKEFPIFGKSSDMASRAALAAAMQGKYKEMHDALIKQDKRLNEQVIMDAAKSIGLDMAKLKTDMDSKAVTDALDANRELAEKLHLMGTPAFIIAATPAGHLKEGSTPAFIPGAASEESLQELIKKASNN
- a CDS encoding ankyrin repeat domain-containing protein, yielding MLKQYALIEQKNKVSAELETLAQRLEVEELSVMQVILPIDDIEKRLVREGEVLSLRIELLEEYHKRPSEQSNNNTDNLEDLNQRYQQALKKQEQIFIEGYHALLKARDRIYINNQFLDIKPRQTELLESFCKAMQVEMQSYANFIYDSSRSLAEQLATLKAALTEKQEQAFALSQQKAQLSQRLQDRQVTYGKRSVSINNSFQKQRQSIEQSLPEAAAQGNLNLVKSLIEKQSIFQKKSYINQLGINGYNALHAACRNGHLSVVVFLLQQGADYRKPDEQGYLPLHFALEQSHSNLSNLVKLLVKKEGDVNLVGPYGITPLHTAAFFGNTVAVECLLNLGAYVNAQETQEGSGRTPLHSAASQGHNQVVELLLNANANVGARNKANETPLYEALRAGHLSTAQLFLEQGYWLSRKDLERLMEEGKKSGHLEVIELIKQLLNQQLLSLETCLPRTVQPGEDSTPTSFSYRGAYPGMTHFHSPGTRTPSDDAQDEELQEVMLASLEKATQDEVKFEWKWSS